The Methylomonas montana genome has a window encoding:
- a CDS encoding sigma-54-dependent transcriptional regulator, with protein MPDTLLIIEDEALLGSELARFFRKKNWEVTVTETLQQAERHLLSQVIDPLVVLSDMNLPDGNALDLLERTKDQIGSSEWVFLTGYGSVADSVRAVRLGAYDFVEKPCELERLNLLVEGAARSARAQRRLQQQTEVQSKRYTVDALIGSSPVATRLRSMVAQMARVPFSSLIISGETGTGKGLVARILHASGSRSRAPLIEINCAALPRELLESELFGYEAGAFTGAKKRHRGLFEQAHTGTLFLDEIGEMDLELQAKLLTAVEDLRIRRLGSEAEFAIDVQIIAATNLDLVQKVEQGLFRSDLYHRLNVMSLRVPALREHKEDLDELVPMFIAESNRKSAKNVRNISRQTWELLKRYDWPGNVRELRNVLERCVLLAYDDDFPEQWLQLPNVSAKPAAQHSENGIFLPLDGSLSLQDMEKYLIQEVLNRTDENVTAAARMLGTTRETLRYRVQKYHLKCK; from the coding sequence ATGCCCGATACCCTGCTGATTATTGAAGACGAAGCATTGCTCGGTTCCGAGCTGGCCCGGTTTTTTCGAAAAAAAAACTGGGAAGTAACGGTCACGGAAACCCTGCAACAAGCCGAGCGGCATTTGCTGAGTCAAGTGATCGATCCTTTGGTGGTGTTGTCGGATATGAATTTGCCCGACGGTAACGCCTTGGATTTACTTGAGAGAACCAAGGATCAAATCGGCAGCAGCGAATGGGTGTTTCTGACCGGTTACGGCAGTGTCGCCGATTCGGTCAGAGCGGTACGGCTGGGTGCTTACGATTTCGTCGAAAAGCCCTGCGAGCTGGAACGCTTGAATCTGCTGGTGGAAGGTGCGGCGCGTAGTGCCAGGGCCCAGCGCCGTCTGCAGCAGCAGACCGAAGTGCAGAGCAAACGTTACACGGTCGATGCCTTGATCGGCAGCAGTCCCGTCGCCACCAGGCTGCGCAGTATGGTGGCGCAGATGGCCAGGGTGCCGTTTTCCAGTCTGATTATTTCCGGCGAGACCGGCACCGGCAAAGGTTTGGTCGCCCGTATTTTGCATGCCAGCGGTAGTCGTTCCAGGGCGCCGCTGATTGAAATCAATTGCGCGGCACTGCCGCGAGAACTATTGGAATCGGAGTTGTTCGGTTACGAAGCCGGGGCATTTACCGGCGCCAAGAAACGGCATCGCGGCCTGTTCGAGCAAGCCCACACCGGCACCTTGTTTCTTGATGAAATCGGCGAGATGGATTTGGAGTTGCAAGCCAAGCTGTTGACGGCCGTAGAAGATTTACGGATTCGCCGCTTGGGTAGCGAGGCCGAGTTTGCCATCGATGTGCAGATTATCGCGGCGACTAATCTGGATTTGGTGCAAAAGGTGGAACAAGGTTTATTTCGTAGCGATTTGTATCACCGGCTGAACGTGATGAGTTTGCGGGTGCCGGCTCTTCGGGAGCATAAAGAGGACCTGGACGAGTTGGTGCCGATGTTTATTGCTGAGAGCAATCGAAAATCCGCGAAAAACGTCAGAAACATTTCCCGGCAGACCTGGGAGCTATTAAAACGCTACGACTGGCCGGGGAACGTCCGCGAATTGCGCAATGTGTTGGAGCGTTGCGTATTGTTGGCGTACGACGACGATTTTCCCGAACAGTGGCTACAGCTACCCAATGTGTCGGCGAAGCCGGCCGCACAACACAGCGAGAACGGCATCTTCCTGCCGTTGGACGGCAGCTTGAGCTTGCAGGATATGGAGAAGTATCTGATTCAGGAAGTCTTGAACCGCACCGACGAAAACGTCACGGCCGCGGCCAGAATGTTGGGTACCACCAGGGAAACCCTGCGCTACCGGGTGCAGAAGTACCATTTGAAGTGCAAGTAG
- a CDS encoding cation diffusion facilitator family transporter, whose protein sequence is MSSPQKSLTLYGWLSIMAAVSTIALKSYAYLLTGSVGLLSDALESLINLVAAVIMLIVLTISARPPDDTHAYGHEKVEYFSSGAEGIMILLAAFSIAYAAWERLWHPQLLHQLDLGIAVSVFASLINLFVARILIGVGRRRQSITLEADGKHLMTDVWTTVGILIGIAVISVANRFEATLAFAKQLGLNGWEILDPIIAIGVALHIVWAGLQLIRRTVAGLLDAALSAEEIAEIVAVLEQFVVSDGIAYHALRTRYAGARRFMSVHVLVPGSWTVQQGHDLLESMERQIMDKFDNIDIDTHLEPIEDLASWEH, encoded by the coding sequence ATGAGTAGCCCACAAAAATCCCTCACATTATACGGTTGGCTGTCCATCATGGCGGCCGTCAGCACCATCGCTCTGAAAAGCTATGCCTATTTGCTGACCGGCTCAGTCGGCCTGTTGTCCGATGCCTTGGAATCGCTGATTAATCTGGTGGCGGCAGTCATCATGTTGATAGTGCTGACCATTTCCGCGCGGCCGCCAGACGATACCCATGCTTACGGCCATGAGAAGGTTGAATATTTTTCCAGCGGCGCCGAAGGCATCATGATCTTGCTGGCGGCTTTCAGCATCGCTTACGCGGCTTGGGAACGCTTGTGGCACCCGCAGCTATTGCATCAGCTGGATCTGGGGATTGCGGTTTCGGTGTTCGCCTCGCTGATTAATTTATTCGTCGCCCGCATTTTGATCGGAGTCGGCCGGCGCCGGCAATCGATTACGCTGGAAGCCGACGGCAAGCATCTGATGACTGATGTTTGGACCACGGTCGGTATTTTGATCGGCATCGCGGTCATTTCGGTGGCGAATCGTTTCGAAGCGACTTTAGCGTTTGCCAAACAATTGGGCCTGAACGGCTGGGAAATTCTCGATCCCATCATCGCCATCGGCGTGGCGCTGCATATCGTCTGGGCCGGGCTGCAATTGATCCGGCGTACCGTGGCCGGTTTGCTGGACGCGGCATTGTCGGCCGAGGAAATCGCCGAAATCGTCGCGGTATTGGAACAGTTTGTGGTCAGCGACGGTATTGCCTACCATGCCTTGCGTACCCGCTATGCCGGTGCCCGGCGGTTTATGTCGGTGCATGTGCTGGTGCCGGGTAGTTGGACGGTACAGCAAGGCCACGATTTGCTGGAAAGCATGGAGCGGCAAATCATGGATAAGTTCGACAACATCGATATCGACACTCATCTTGAACCAATCGAAGACTTAGCGTCTTGGGAGCACTGA